The nucleotide sequence ACTTCCGAGGACGTTTTTTTAAATCCTACAACTCAGTTTCAGGAAACTAATTTAGTCGAAAACCAAACCATACTATTTCTGGAATAATAAAAGGGGAGTTGAACATCAACTCCCGCATGTTTCCGGTCTTGATGAATCCAAAGCATGTTTCCTGACATATGCTTTGATATTTTCCAGGCTTCTTTCGGATATGTCCACCTTTTTCAGTTCTCCATTAGGATGCTGTCTTTTCAGCTGGCTCATATTGTTTTGAAAATAATAACTCCACTGCATTTTGGTATAACTTGCTGCTGTTAAAACTTTTGTTTTGCCGTTACCTTCATAATGGCACTGTTTGTAGCAGTAGTACCTGAATTCTCTTCTGCCCATTCTTGTATTTGCAGACATGACAGAAGTAACAAATACTGCAAGTAAGAAAATTAAGGTTAGGTAAACTACAGGTTTTTTCATGTTACACCTCCAATCAATACTAACATCATAATAGTATTAGCAGTAAATATCAATATTATTTATTTTTTTGGCACCCTCCCATTTTTATAAGCAGGTATGTGGAGAGGTAGAATAAAGATAGAGGTAGAGGTAGAGGCAGAGGTTGAGAGAGTTGTTTGGTTTTGGATGATATGTAGTAAGTAAAACGCAGGAATTATTGTAAATATACAAATTTTTTCATTAAAGTACCTTTTTGAAAACCGGTTGGAAGGTTTCTGGTGTCGTAAGAAAGGAATCCGGCCTTGTAAAATTTTTTTCTGACAGATGCACTGCACGCATATGTTACAATGCAGCCGTCATTTTTTAAAAGACTATATAATTTTTTAAAAACGTTTATATCCCACATTTCAGGATTTTTGCTTTTACTAAACGGGTCAAAAAAGATAACATCAAAAGGAAATGTTAAATACTCAAAAACAGCCGTAGCATCATCAATAATAATATTTAAATCTATATTGTTAACAGGATTCCCTTCCAAAAGCTTTCGCAAAATACTGTATGAATGAACAGGCCAAAACAGATAATTATTTTCCAGCAGCGACAGCACAGAGGGATCTTTTTCCACACTCAAAATGTTCAGTTTGTGTAGGCCTTGTTTTTTCAAATATTCATTTATCAGTACAGCCAGATTATATCCCAGTCCGAAACATATATCCAGCAGCCAAACTTCTTTATATCGCAGTTTCTCAAGTATTCCCGATGCAAAAACAAATTTATGGAGGCTCTCTGTATAAGCTCCTATGGACTTGGCATGGTATGCTTCATTATAAGTGAGATTATAATACGAAAAAGAACCGTCGGCGGTTACAAAAGGTTTTTTATTATCTGTTAATGGGACTAAATTTGCCATCTTTGAAAATTATATGAAAATCCTCTTTAGATTTTTCAGGAAAATCCTCTCTAAAATGGGCACCGCGGCTTCCCTCCCTGCTGGCGGCTGCAAGAGCCATAAGCTTTCCGACATAAAACATGTTGATTATTTCTCCTGTTTTTTGATTGGCTGGTTTTTTATCACTTATCATTTCCAGTTTTTCGTTAAAATAGCTGACAGCTTTTGCTAAGCCGTCAAAGTTTCTTACAACACCGACATTTTCCCACATCGTTTCCTGAATTTCCTGAAGATAGACTTCGTATTTATCCGATAAATCTATTTCATCTTTATAATCAACATTATTTTTTTGAAGAGTCTTATGTTTGGAATCAACAATTGCAGCTTTTGCACTTCTACCGCCGAAAACAACCCCTTCAAGAAGTGAATTACTGGCAAGCCTGTTAGCTCCATGAACACCTGTACATGCGGTTTCACCGGCAGCATATAGCCCCTCTATACTTGTGCGCCCCCACAAATCCGTTTCCACTCCGCCCATATAATAATGAGCAGCCGGACTTACGGGAATATATTCCTTTGTTATATCAAGACCGAAATCCAGGCAGGTATTGTATATTTTAGGGAATCTGTTTTTAACAAAATCCTTTTCGAGACCTGTCAAATCTAGGTATACAAACTCAGAATCAGTTTTTTGCATTTCTGAAAAAATCGCTCGGCTGACAACATCTCTCGGAGCAAGTTCTGCCAATTTATGATAATTATGGCAGAACCTTTTGCCGTGTATATTTTTCAACACGCCGCCTTCCCCTCTCATGGATTCACTCAGAAGAAAAGCGGGAGT is from Flexistipes sinusarabici DSM 4947 and encodes:
- a CDS encoding tRNA (5-methylaminomethyl-2-thiouridine)(34)-methyltransferase MnmD, with translation MANLVPLTDNKKPFVTADGSFSYYNLTYNEAYHAKSIGAYTESLHKFVFASGILEKLRYKEVWLLDICFGLGYNLAVLINEYLKKQGLHKLNILSVEKDPSVLSLLENNYLFWPVHSYSILRKLLEGNPVNNIDLNIIIDDATAVFEYLTFPFDVIFFDPFSKSKNPEMWDINVFKKLYSLLKNDGCIVTYACSASVRKKFYKAGFLSYDTRNLPTGFQKGTLMKKFVYLQ
- the nadB gene encoding L-aspartate oxidase → MKTFAFDFIVLGSGVAGLRAAAELADYGQTAIITKAAIGESSSEYAQGGVAVVMSDDDDIYLHYEDTIKAGDGLCDKNAVFTLVDEGPRYINELIAQGANFDMHEGTLDFTREAAHSVNRIIHAKGDATGHEIVRSLKNSVSKKESIKRFENVFAVDIIQENGMVSGIFAIEESSQEKVVFSAKAVILATGGAGQMFKRTTNPPVATGDGIAISFRAGACQKDLEFYQFHPTALTMKNTPAFLLSESMRGEGGVLKNIHGKRFCHNYHKLAELAPRDVVSRAIFSEMQKTDSEFVYLDLTGLEKDFVKNRFPKIYNTCLDFGLDITKEYIPVSPAAHYYMGGVETDLWGRTSIEGLYAAGETACTGVHGANRLASNSLLEGVVFGGRSAKAAIVDSKHKTLQKNNVDYKDEIDLSDKYEVYLQEIQETMWENVGVVRNFDGLAKAVSYFNEKLEMISDKKPANQKTGEIINMFYVGKLMALAAASREGSRGAHFREDFPEKSKEDFHIIFKDGKFSPINR